The genomic interval GCCACGGCGGTGTTCGTGCAGCAAAAGATCGGCGCCGGGCACTGCCCCGCGTTCGACATCTCCGCGGCGTGCGCGGGCTTCCTCTTCGGGCTCACGCTGGCCGACGGGCTCCTCCGCACGGGCACCGTGAAGCACGTCCTGGTCATCGGGGTCGAGCTCCTCTCGCGTGTCATCGACTGGGAGGACCGCACGACGTGCGTGCTCTTCGGCGACGGCGCCGGCGCGGTCGTCATGGGCCCGGCCGACGGGAAGCTCGCCGCCAACGGCAAGCCTCGCGGGGTCCTCGCGACGCGCATCCACACCGACGGCGAGATGGCTCCGTCCCTCTGGATCCCGGGCGGCGGGAGCCGCAACCCGCCCTCGGCCGACGTGCTCGCCACCAAGATGCACAAGGTCCACATGCGCGGCCAAGACATCTTCAAGGTCGCCATCAAAAACCTGTACTCTGCAAGCAAAGCCGCGGTCGATCAGGCCGGGATGACCCCGGACGAGGTCGACTGGGTGTGCCCCCACCAGGCGAACCTCCGCATCATCGACCAGGCGACCACGCGGCTCGGAGTGCCC from Myxococcales bacterium carries:
- a CDS encoding ketoacyl-ACP synthase III, which codes for MIPPASRILGTGHFLPPTIRTNHDLEKMVETSNEWIMERTGIRERRIADPGMVTSDMAAEAAKSAIAAAGLTAKDIDMIIVGTVTPDMPMPATAVFVQQKIGAGHCPAFDISAACAGFLFGLTLADGLLRTGTVKHVLVIGVELLSRVIDWEDRTTCVLFGDGAGAVVMGPADGKLAANGKPRGVLATRIHTDGEMAPSLWIPGGGSRNPPSADVLATKMHKVHMRGQDIFKVAIKNLYSASKAAVDQAGMTPDEVDWVCPHQANLRIIDQATTRLGVPKEKILVNLERVGNTSSASIPILLDESLRSGKVKEGDTVVMCALGAGVSWGGAVVRV